The following are from one region of the Falco biarmicus isolate bFalBia1 chromosome 1, bFalBia1.pri, whole genome shotgun sequence genome:
- the LOC130159414 gene encoding uncharacterized protein LOC130159414 — translation MLQISCLPTVCVFLLLLLCFPGQNGEENEQSADVISVWEGDSISITCSMKVSENEVGTYLRTSIQPINVIYVSKLNTSYIFPALANRTKYSMEGGNLRITLHNVQESDSNIYLCIKFVKSKDHHKTLSGKTTIVLVKARTSGVIEQSPLYVNPQQGQSINITCALKSSQEDEEIYLLKTRVQPERVLYISNQTTSISPGFANRLEYSKEEHKIVITLHNLRKNDSDIYVCAVVMENFSSISADGSGTMLLIKEAEQTDCSSSSWGIYTLSILVALLFSALICCSLYHVDMKKYFQKRKPNVVYEDMSYRSRCNTLVKTNAYIIND, via the exons atGCTGCAGATATCGTGTCTCCCAACTGTGTGtgtctttcttctgcttctcctgtgCTTCCCTGGCCAAAATG gtgaagaaaatgaacagtCAGCAGACGTTATCAGTGTTTGGGAAGGAGACTCCATCAGCATAACTTGCTCAAtgaaagtttcagaaaatgaagtggGAACATACTTGAGAACTAGCATACAGCCAATCAATGTGATATATGTTTCCAAGCTGAATACTTCATATATCTTTCCTGCTTTGGCTAATCGCACCAAGTATTCAATGGAAGGAGGGAATCTCAGGATAACTCTGCACAATGTACAGGAATCTGATTCCAATATCTACTTATGCATTAAGTTTGTTAAAAGCAAAGACCACCACAAAACGCTGAGTGGGAAGACAACCATAGTACTGGTAAAAG CTAGAACCAGTGGAGTTATTGAACAGTCACCGCTCTACGTCAATCCTCAGCAAGGCCAGTCGATCAACATCACCTGTGCGTTGAAAAGCTCGCAGGAAGATGAAGAGATCTACTTGCTCAAGACTCGCGTGCAGCCTGAAAGAGTGCTATATATTTCAAATCAGACCACAAGTATTTCTCCTGGTTTTGCTAATCGCTTGGAGTATTCAAAGGAAGAACATAAAATAGTGATAACTCTACACAACCTAAGGAAAAATGACAGtgatatatatgtatgtgcTGTGGTGATGGAAAATTTCTCTTCCATCTCAGCAGACGGCAGTGGCACTATGCTGTTGATTAAAG AAGCGGAGCAGACAGACTGCAGTAGTAGTTCCTGGGGCATCTATACTCTTAGCATCCTGGTAGCGCTACTGTTTTCTGCACTGATATGCTGCAGCTTGTATCATGTCGAT atgaagaaatatttccagaaaagaaaaccaaatgtaGTATATGAAGATATGTCTTACCGTTCTAGATGTAACACCTTGGTGAAAACCAATGCTTACATCATTAACGATTAA
- the LOC130159419 gene encoding uncharacterized protein LOC130159419 isoform X1 — translation MESPYFTWFCFLLLAIAAAHPNIAMPCGGDPAEGSQRSSSGKTNVTVYHCKNCEEHICKSSNYEGFVKIGETQSETFSNEVIQLVTSETHIMMCLQQEENACLKGIYAIVWEKAMGVGDSCGTLDFKVSSENREDNIVREEMKICCKVDTNLSVPSRVLKCGLHNVMSGGENRKSAADITAEGNQGERQFSVSQGNITLTTTLLIAGVCAAALLTYHICRKQNHQGSVPVIKPAFCCC, via the exons ATGGAGTCCCCCTACTTCACatggttttgtttcctgctCCTGGCCATTGCAGCTGCCCATCCAA aTATTGCCATGCCCTGTGGTGGTGACCCTGCTGAGGGATCACAACGGTCTTCATCTGGCAAAACAAATGTGACAGTCTACCACTGCAAAAACTGTGAGGAACACATATGCAAATCATCCAATTATGAAGGCTTTGTAAAAATTGGTGAAACACAAAGTGagacattttcaaatgaagtaATTCAGTTGGTGACCAGTGAAACACACATCATGATGTGCcttcagcaagaagaaaatgcttgTCTTAAAGGAATTTATGCCATAGTCTGGGAGAAAGCCATGGGAGTAGGAGACTCATGTGGCACACTGGATTTTAAAG TTTCCTCAGAAAACAGGGAGGATAACATCGTTAGAGAGGAGATGAAAATTTGCTGTAAAGTGGACACAAACCTCTCAGTACCCAGCCGTGTGCTGAAGTGTGGCCTACACAATGTAATGtcaggaggagaaaacagaaaatcagcagcCGACATCACTGCTGAAGGAAATCAAG GTGAGCGTCAATTTTCAGTCAGCCAAGGGAACATTACCCTCACCACCACTTTACTGATTGCTGGGGTTTGTGCAGCAGCATTGCTAACGTATCACATTTGTCGGAAGCAAAATCATCAAG GATCTGTCCCAGTGATCAAGCCTGCTTTTTGTTG CTGTTAG
- the LOC130159419 gene encoding uncharacterized protein LOC130159419 isoform X2, whose translation MESPYFTWFCFLLLAIAAAHPNIAMPCGGDPAEGSQRSSSGKTNVTVYHCKNCEEHICKSSNYEGFVKIGETQSETFSNEVIQLVTSETHIMMCLQQEENACLKGIYAIVWEKAMGVGDSCGTLDFKENREDNIVREEMKICCKVDTNLSVPSRVLKCGLHNVMSGGENRKSAADITAEGNQGERQFSVSQGNITLTTTLLIAGVCAAALLTYHICRKQNHQGSVPVIKPAFCCC comes from the exons ATGGAGTCCCCCTACTTCACatggttttgtttcctgctCCTGGCCATTGCAGCTGCCCATCCAA aTATTGCCATGCCCTGTGGTGGTGACCCTGCTGAGGGATCACAACGGTCTTCATCTGGCAAAACAAATGTGACAGTCTACCACTGCAAAAACTGTGAGGAACACATATGCAAATCATCCAATTATGAAGGCTTTGTAAAAATTGGTGAAACACAAAGTGagacattttcaaatgaagtaATTCAGTTGGTGACCAGTGAAACACACATCATGATGTGCcttcagcaagaagaaaatgcttgTCTTAAAGGAATTTATGCCATAGTCTGGGAGAAAGCCATGGGAGTAGGAGACTCATGTGGCACACTGGATTTTAAAG AAAACAGGGAGGATAACATCGTTAGAGAGGAGATGAAAATTTGCTGTAAAGTGGACACAAACCTCTCAGTACCCAGCCGTGTGCTGAAGTGTGGCCTACACAATGTAATGtcaggaggagaaaacagaaaatcagcagcCGACATCACTGCTGAAGGAAATCAAG GTGAGCGTCAATTTTCAGTCAGCCAAGGGAACATTACCCTCACCACCACTTTACTGATTGCTGGGGTTTGTGCAGCAGCATTGCTAACGTATCACATTTGTCGGAAGCAAAATCATCAAG GATCTGTCCCAGTGATCAAGCCTGCTTTTTGTTG CTGTTAG